A window of the Brassica napus cultivar Da-Ae chromosome A2, Da-Ae, whole genome shotgun sequence genome harbors these coding sequences:
- the LOC125585619 gene encoding classical arabinogalactan protein 9-like: MAPRRKSRAPSYRDLFGDDGSGTSSSGPSSSGPSSSTAVPDSQPSQRVAWSPPPPQMPPPQMPPPHMPPPPPPAAAPEPVPEGAVHPDLRVPSYAPFARYTVEDLLAQPGREGLDVLDPDRPRGTYW; this comes from the coding sequence atggctcctagaagaaAATCCAGAGCACCTAGTTATAGAGATTTGTTTGGCgacgatggttccggtacatcttcttccggtccatcgtcttctggTCCATCATCCTCCAccgcagttccagactctcagccttctcagagagttgcttggagtcctcctccaccgcagatgcctccaccgcaAATGCCTCCACCGcatatgcctccacctcctcctccagcggctgcacctgagcctgtcccagaaggtgcagttcatccggatttgcgtgtgccttcatatgccccattcgcgagatatacggtagaggatttgcttgcccagcccggacgagagggtttggatgttctagaccccgatagaccccgaggaacttattggtaa